ATCTTCCCTCGTCTTCTCTATTTTCCTGAGGAGGTACCTCTCAAACTCTGCCTTCAGGTATTCATCGGCCAGCTGTTCCATGAGAACGGGGGTTATGTTGACCACTATCTGGAACCTGACGCCAGATTCTTTGAGTCGCTCGAACTCCATGAGTAGTGGAAGGTAGCTTTCGCTCATCGCCTCGTAGAGCCACTCCTCCCCGAAGGGCCACCGCCCATGTTTTCGAACGTAGGGCAGGTGGCTGTGCAGTACGAACGTGAAGTATCCGATCATGTGTATCACCGAGGGTGTTATATACTCATCGTATTTAACTTTATCCCGTCCGGAAGTGTCGTCCGTGACAGAAATGGACATTCAAGCTTATAACCTCCCGGCCCAACTTCACCCGGGTGGGAAGATGAAAGAAGAAATGAGCTCCGTTGACATAAGATACGTTGTGAGGGAACTCCAGTGGCTGGTTGGTTCTCGCGTTGACAAGGTTTACCACGACGGGGACGAGATAAGGATAAAGCTCCGCACGAAGGAAGGGAGGGCCGATTTAATACTTCAGGCTGGCAAGAGGTTCCACCTCACGAGCTACGTCAAGGAAGCTCCAAAACAGCCGTCGAGCTTCACCATGCTCCTCAGGAAGTACCTTGGTGGGGGCTTCATAGATGCCATAGAGCAACACCAGTTCGATAGGATTGTGAAGATAAGGGTTGGAAACTACACCCTCATCGGCGAGCTCTTCAGGAGAGGTAACATCATCCTCGTTGACTCGGAGAACAGAATCATCTCCGCCCTGCGCTATGAAGAGTACAGGGACAGGGCCATAAAGCCCAACGCCGAGTACCGCTTTCCGCCGGCGAGAGAGAACCCTCTGGATGTCTCGTTCGAGCGCTTTCTTGAGCTCATGAGGGAGAACGAAAACCTTGAACTGGTCAGGGCTCTGGCCAGAAAGCTCAACATGGGCGGCCTCTACGCGGAGGAGATATCCATAAGGGCCGGCTTCGAGAAGACAACTCCAGTTAGGGAGCTGAGCGACGATGACCTTAGGAGGGTTTACGAGGCCATGCTGAGCACTTTCAACGACGAGCCAAGGCCGAACATAGTTTTCAAAGATGGGAACATGCATGACGTCGTTCCAATAGAGCTGAGGGTCTATGAGGGACTTGAGAAGAGGTACTTCAACACCTTCAGCGAGGCCCTTGATGAGTACTTTGGGAGGCTGACGATTGAGAAGGCCAGAATAGAGCAGACGAGGAAGCTCGAAGCCAAGAAGAGACAGCTCTTAATGACGCTCAAGAAGCAGGAGGAGATGCTCAAGGGCTTTGAGAAGGCAATGAACGAGAACCAGGAGATAGGCGACCTAATTTACGCGAACTATTCTGTGGTTGAGCGCCTCCTTGAGGAGTTCAAGAGGGCAACGGAAAAGCTCGGTTGGGATGAGTTCAAGAAGAGAATCGAGGAGGGCAAGAAGGCTGGAAACAGAGTGGCCTTAATGGTGAAGGGAATCGACCCGAAGGAGAAGGCGGTAACGATCGAGCTTGAGGGGAAAAAAGTGAAGCTTCACCTCGACAGAAGCCTCGGCGAGAATGCAGAGCTCTACTACGAGAAGGCCAAGAAGTTCAGGCACAAGTATGAAGGGGCCCTCAAAGCCTACGAAGATACGAAAAGGAAGTTAGAAGAGGTTGAGAAGCTAATCGAGGAGGAGATGAAGAAGGAGCTCAACGTGAAGAAAATCGAGAGGAGAAAGAAGAAGTGGTTCGAGAAGTTCCGCTGGTTCGTTTCGAGTGAGGGCTTTCTGGTTTTAGCCGGTAAAGACGCGAGCACCAACGAGATTCTGATAAAGAGACACATGAGCGATAACGACCTCTACTGCCACGCTGACGTCTACGGTGCCCCCCACGTCATCATTAAAGATGGTCAGAA
The Thermococcus sp. DNA segment above includes these coding regions:
- the rqcH gene encoding ribosome rescue protein RqcH, with the protein product MKEEMSSVDIRYVVRELQWLVGSRVDKVYHDGDEIRIKLRTKEGRADLILQAGKRFHLTSYVKEAPKQPSSFTMLLRKYLGGGFIDAIEQHQFDRIVKIRVGNYTLIGELFRRGNIILVDSENRIISALRYEEYRDRAIKPNAEYRFPPARENPLDVSFERFLELMRENENLELVRALARKLNMGGLYAEEISIRAGFEKTTPVRELSDDDLRRVYEAMLSTFNDEPRPNIVFKDGNMHDVVPIELRVYEGLEKRYFNTFSEALDEYFGRLTIEKARIEQTRKLEAKKRQLLMTLKKQEEMLKGFEKAMNENQEIGDLIYANYSVVERLLEEFKRATEKLGWDEFKKRIEEGKKAGNRVALMVKGIDPKEKAVTIELEGKKVKLHLDRSLGENAELYYEKAKKFRHKYEGALKAYEDTKRKLEEVEKLIEEEMKKELNVKKIERRKKKWFEKFRWFVSSEGFLVLAGKDASTNEILIKRHMSDNDLYCHADVYGAPHVIIKDGQKAGEKTIFEACQFAVSMSRAWSQGLYSADAYWAYPGQVTKQAPSGEYLGKGAFMVYGKRNWLHGLPLKLAVGVVSYEGEDFVVCAPVDAIKAHTKRYIVIRPGRLKKGELVKKIKAILEKWGYRVREEDLNAILPPGGGEIAEVVG